The sequence below is a genomic window from Streptomyces sp. NBC_00582.
GGGCCACTGGCTGACTGTCCCCGACCATCCGCCACCCGGGGCAGTTGGGAGGCGAAGATCGTGACCACCGTAGCGTCACGGGCGGGGAACCTGCCCGTCGCGTTCACCAGCTTCCTCGGCAGGCAGTCGGAGGTCACCAAGATCCGCGGCATGCTGCAGACGGTGCGACTGCTGACGCTCGCCGGCCCGGGCGGGATCGGTAAAACCCGGCTCGCGTTGGAGGTGGCCGCCCTCTCGGCGAAGACCTTCCCCGACGGGGCATGGCTGGTGGATCTGGCCCCGGTACGGGAGCCGGAGACGCTGGCTGGTGTGGCCGCAGCCGCGCTGGAGGTGCCCGACCTTGGCGGCCGGACCGCTGTGGAACGGCTCGCGGGACATCTGGCCGTGCGGCGGACGTTGATAGTGCTGGACAACTGCGAGCACCTGTCCGGTGCCTGCGCCGAGCTGGCGAAGACTCTGCTTTCCGCCGCCCCGGAGCTGCACATCCTGGCCACGAGCCGCCACATGCTCGGCTTCACGGGCGAGCATGTCTTCACCGTCGCCCCGCTGCCGCCGCAGGACGCAGCCGACCTGCTGCGGGACCGTGCCACCGCGGTCCGGCCCGAGTTCAAGGTCAGCGAGGCGAACCGGGTCCGGGTCGCCCGGCTGTGCGCGGATCTGGACGGGTTGCCGCTGGCGATCGAACTGGCCGCGTCCCGGCTGCGCACGCTCACCGTCGAACAGGTCGCGGACCGACTGGAGGACCGCTTGGGGCTGCTCACCAGCGGCAGCCCGACCGCGCCGCCCCACCAGCGCACGCTGCGCGGGACGATCGCCTGGAGCTACGAGCTGTGCGCCCCGGTTGAGCGGCTGCTGTGGAACCGGCTGTCGGTCTTCGCCGGCGGATTCGATCTGGACGCCGCCGACAGCGTGTGCGCCGTGGACGGTATCGGGGAGGACGAGGTCCTGGACCTCTTGGACCGTCTGGTCGGTCAGTCCGTCGTCCTGACCACCGAAACCGAGGGACTGCGGCGCTACCGGCTGCTGGAGTCCATCCGGCAGTACGGACAGGAGAAGCTGGTGGCGGCCGGGGAGGAGGAGCTGCTGCGACGGCGGCACCGCGACTACTTCCTCACCCTCGCCCAGCGCATCGACGATGGTTGGTACGGCCGCGGCCAGGCGGAGGCCCTGGCCCGGTTGCGCGCCGAGCACCCCAATCTTCTCGCGGCCCTCGACCAGGACGCCGACCCGCAGGCCAGGCTGGCGCTGGCCGCGGCGTTGGGCTTCCACTGGTGCGTCGGTGGATTCCTCTCCGAGGGGCGCCGTCAGTGCGACGTGGCGCTGGCGGCGGCGCCCGAGCCCACACCGGAACGCGGCCGGGCTCTGTGTGTGGCCGCTTGGGTGGCGCTGACCCAGGGTGACCTGGCGGCGGCCGACCGGTGGCTGGACGAGGCCGACGCCCTGGCGGAGCAGTTGGGCGACGCCGTCCTGCGCGCCCAGGTGGGTGGCTTCCGCGGCGTATCAGCGGACTACCGGGGAAAACCGGAGGAAAGCATTCCTCGGTACGAGGACGCGTGGGCCACCCTCACGGCTTTGGGCGATGAACGTCAAGCGACCTCCTGGTTGCTGGCACTGGCCTGTGTCCAGGCCTATGCCGCTGACCCGCGCGCCGCGGAGATCGGCAGCCGGCTGATCGCCGCCTTCGAGTCCGACGGGGAGCATTGGGGCCGCGCGCAGCTGCTGATGGCACTGGGCCACAACGCCTGGGACCGCCGTGACCGGGAGTCGGCCAAGGCGCTGACCCGGTCAGCGCTGGAGAACATGCGCGGCTTCAACGACTACGCGATGGTCGCGCGGATGCTGGAACTGCTCGCGTGGGCCACCGCCTCCGGCGGCGATCACGGGCGGGCTGCTCGCCTGCTGGGCGTTGCCGGTGCGCTGTGGCGTGGCGCCGGCACCTCCATCTCCGCCTTCGGCCCGCACATGGTCGAGCAGCATGCGTGCTGTGAGAAAGCGGTCACAGGCGCTCTGGGCACAGTGGCATACGCGCAGGCGCTCGCGGAAGGCGGCCGCTACGACAGCCCCAGGGTGGCCATCCAGTACGCCCTGGACCCTGCCCAGGAGTCGGCCGGATCGACTGTCGGCACGGCCCTGCTCACCGTCCGGGAGCGCGAAGTGGCGGCGCTGGTCGCCAAGGGGATGAGCAACCGGCAGATCGCCTCCGCGCTCGGGCTGTCGCCGCGGACCGTCGACCGGCACGTCCAGAACATCCTGGGCAAACTCGGCTTCGGCTCCCGCGCTCGTATCGCGTCCTGGTGGTCCGCCGCCGCCCAGGAATCCACTGCGTAGCACCGCGATACCCACAGCTCGGCCTCGCATACCCAGTACCCGGAACGCCGGCGCCTCGGTAGAAGTGCGCATAGCGCGAGTTCCTCCCGTACAGCGATGCTCCTGACACACACCTCAGTCACGACGGCTTCGGACACCGGGCAGAGGCGGTGCTCAAACCGCTGACCGGGTACCGAGTCACGTCTGACGGCAGGTGTGCACGCTCCCGGATCCAGCGAGGCCGCTGTCCGAAGCCGTTTCCCCACTCGGGGCGGGCAGCGGCCTTCGCACGTCCTCGACGCGCCTCAGTCGCACCGAATACCTGGAGAACAGCGCATGCCTCTTACCGACCTCACGGCATTCTCCGAAAAAGGGGTGCCGCAGCCGCCGCCTCCGCGGCGACGTCGCGCCCGCAAGGTCGCCGTCCGATCGATCGTGACCACGGTCATGCTGGCGATCTTCGCCACCCTGCTGGGCCCACTGGGCGTACTTCAGAGCGCGAGCGCCGCGACCGGCGCGGACGTCACCTGGCGGCTCAGCAGTGAGCCCGACGAGGCCAAGAACGACTACGCCGCCACGATCAACGCCATCAGGACGGCGATCAGCGGCAACTACCGGCAGCGGGCGGAGACCGATTCCGGCACCAACGGCCCCGCTGTAGACTTCACCCTCCCCGGCGGGGTGACCGACTACATCTCCGTCGACCTGCACGCTGAGGACAGCGTCGACTTCATCCGGGTGTTCATTCGCCGGTCGGACTCCTACGTCATGGGGTGGCGG
It includes:
- a CDS encoding ATP-binding protein, which codes for MTTVASRAGNLPVAFTSFLGRQSEVTKIRGMLQTVRLLTLAGPGGIGKTRLALEVAALSAKTFPDGAWLVDLAPVREPETLAGVAAAALEVPDLGGRTAVERLAGHLAVRRTLIVLDNCEHLSGACAELAKTLLSAAPELHILATSRHMLGFTGEHVFTVAPLPPQDAADLLRDRATAVRPEFKVSEANRVRVARLCADLDGLPLAIELAASRLRTLTVEQVADRLEDRLGLLTSGSPTAPPHQRTLRGTIAWSYELCAPVERLLWNRLSVFAGGFDLDAADSVCAVDGIGEDEVLDLLDRLVGQSVVLTTETEGLRRYRLLESIRQYGQEKLVAAGEEELLRRRHRDYFLTLAQRIDDGWYGRGQAEALARLRAEHPNLLAALDQDADPQARLALAAALGFHWCVGGFLSEGRRQCDVALAAAPEPTPERGRALCVAAWVALTQGDLAAADRWLDEADALAEQLGDAVLRAQVGGFRGVSADYRGKPEESIPRYEDAWATLTALGDERQATSWLLALACVQAYAADPRAAEIGSRLIAAFESDGEHWGRAQLLMALGHNAWDRRDRESAKALTRSALENMRGFNDYAMVARMLELLAWATASGGDHGRAARLLGVAGALWRGAGTSISAFGPHMVEQHACCEKAVTGALGTVAYAQALAEGGRYDSPRVAIQYALDPAQESAGSTVGTALLTVREREVAALVAKGMSNRQIASALGLSPRTVDRHVQNILGKLGFGSRARIASWWSAAAQESTA